The following proteins are encoded in a genomic region of Lytechinus variegatus isolate NC3 chromosome 7, Lvar_3.0, whole genome shotgun sequence:
- the LOC121418657 gene encoding programmed cell death protein 2-like: MAARVNNVELGFVEKSPPWRLLSQFFPSKVGGKPAWLNLKEVPKSQNLFCPNCNKTMVFLLQIYCPPPPGDEDDATAAATGQSSCFHRTLYVFCCREATCHQTSNSEDQKSPFAIFRCQLARRNDFYSYEPPDEDNQVPEKDIISPMQFDILLCDVCGCNAGNRKCGKCQKAVYCCKDHQVMDWKMGHKAKCGKEFGLHDATPPASNKFLFPEFELVTEPESEEYAAHEDEENIEKGSSNEDLRLVGASLVQTAVELENGCMSAKDLDRMARKETEDDVQFMNFKKRISHDPDQVLRYQKGGRPLFVSANDQPSEKDIVPCSCGAKRQFEFQIMPQLLTHLDVDSLDVSIDWGTLLIYTCSKSCTEGPPYHPEFLWKQDYHNSSIS; this comes from the exons ATGGCTGCCCGTGTAAATAACGTGGAATTGGGATTCGTTGAAAAATCACCACCGTGGCGTCTGCTCAGTCAATTTTTTCCAAGTAAAGTAGGTGGAAAACCAGCATGGTTGAATCTCAAGGAAGTCCCGAAATCTCAAAATTTGTTTTGTCCTAACTGCAACAAAACAATGGTATTTTTACTGCAAATATATTGCCCTCCACCACCGGGCGACGAGGATGACGCGACCGCAGCAGCGACGGGGCAGAGCAGCTGTTTCCACCGTACGCTGTACGTCTTCTGCTGCAGAGAAGCGACTTGTCACCAAACATCTAATTCGGAAGACCAAAAAAGTCCATTTGCAATATTTCGGTGTCAGCTAGCGAGGAGAAATGATTTCTACAGTTATGAACCACCGGATGAAGACAATCAAGTTCCAGAAAAGGACATAATTTCTCCCATGCAGTTTGATATTTTGTTGTGTGACGTTTGCGGGTGCAATGCAGGCAACAGGAAATGTGGCAAATGTCAGAAGGCAGTATACTGCTGCAAAGACCATCAAGTTATGGATTGGAAAATGGGTCATAAAGCAAAATGCGGCAAGGAATTTG GTCTTCACGATGCCACTCCCCCAGCCAGCAATAAATTCCTCTTTCCAGAGTTTGAACTTGTGACAGAGCCAGAAAGTGAGGAATATGCTGCTCACGAAGACGAAGAGAACATAGAGAAGGGATCAAGTAATGAAGACCTTAGACTAGTTGGTGCCAGTCTGGTCCAAACTGCAGTAGAACTGGAGAATGGCTGTATGAGTGCCAAAGATCTTGATAGAATGGCTAGGAAAGAGACAGAGGATGATGTACAGTTCATGAACTTTAAGAAGAGGATTTCTCATGATCCTGATCAA gtTCTACGGTATCAAAAGGGCGGTCGACCCCTCTTCGTATCTGCAAATGATCAGCCTAGTGAAAAGGATATTGTGCCTTGCTCCTGTGGGGCAAAAAGACAATTTGAATTCCAG attatgCCCCAGCTCCTCACCCACTTGGATGTAGATAGCCTTGATGTAAGTATTGATTGGGGGACACTGCTGATATACACCTGTTCAAAGAGCTGTACAGAAGGACCCCCCTACCATCCAGAATTCTTATGGAAGCAAGACTATCACAACTCGTCCATCTCATGA